A single window of Chloracidobacterium thermophilum B DNA harbors:
- a CDS encoding type II secretion system protein — protein MTSGKEEAGLKGTCTEGASGHLWARRDRGFTILELVIVMTIMSILLTVSIPIYRTLLVRARETVLRENLFKMRDAINRYTYDKNRAPQTLSDLASAKYLREIPIDPITQSRDTWVVRLEDEPVVPSAPRGIVDVFSGAEGIGTDGVPYNEW, from the coding sequence ATGACGAGTGGTAAGGAGGAAGCTGGTTTGAAAGGAACCTGTACAGAGGGTGCTTCGGGACACCTGTGGGCAAGACGTGACCGGGGTTTCACCATACTGGAACTGGTCATCGTCATGACCATCATGTCCATCCTGCTGACGGTGAGCATTCCCATCTACCGCACTCTTCTGGTACGGGCGCGGGAGACGGTTCTGCGCGAAAATCTTTTCAAGATGCGCGATGCCATCAACCGCTACACCTACGACAAAAACCGCGCGCCGCAAACCCTGAGCGATCTCGCAAGTGCCAAGTATCTGCGCGAAATCCCGATTGACCCCATCACCCAGAGCCGTGATACCTGGGTGGTGCGTCTGGAAGATGAGCCGGTCGTCCCTTCAGCGCCACGGGGCATTGTGGATGTCTTCAGCGGCGCAGAGGGCATTGGCACGGATGGCGTCCCTTACAACGAATGGTGA